The following proteins are co-located in the Candidatus Zixiibacteriota bacterium genome:
- a CDS encoding DUF362 domain-containing protein: protein MSRVVVVKRAEGSIDGGVDTRTYRRLLEAGLSNLNSAPNVGSILSTILQGGVVGFKTSCLARRFNSTPVALVDALTVILMDHGFEANDLIIWERTSRELADGGFTLNAAGRGVRCLGTDANGVGYASEFSSFGQVSSLVSRIMTEMIDSSINLPVLKDHSIAGLSAGMKNMYGAIHNPNKFHADCCDPYCAHVNNLAPIRQKNRLTIIDAMRVQYDGGPGYVDRFVAKFGALIISRDPVAADRVGLEIVEHLRERNGRPTLAQSGREVRYLRTAKSIGLGEADLAKIDLKVLLVDDLGHAEAGRLFG, encoded by the coding sequence ATGAGCAGAGTGGTGGTTGTCAAGCGGGCTGAAGGGTCGATCGACGGCGGAGTCGATACCCGGACCTATCGGCGGCTCCTCGAGGCTGGGCTGTCCAACCTCAACAGCGCTCCCAACGTTGGTTCCATTCTGTCCACAATTCTGCAAGGTGGGGTGGTGGGTTTCAAGACCAGTTGCCTGGCCAGGCGCTTCAATTCCACGCCGGTGGCGCTTGTCGATGCCCTGACTGTTATATTGATGGACCACGGATTCGAGGCCAACGATCTGATCATCTGGGAGCGCACCAGCCGGGAACTGGCCGATGGCGGCTTCACGCTTAACGCCGCTGGCCGGGGGGTGAGGTGTCTGGGTACCGATGCCAACGGGGTCGGGTATGCGTCCGAGTTCAGCTCCTTCGGTCAGGTGAGCTCGTTAGTCAGCCGCATTATGACGGAAATGATTGACTCGAGCATAAACCTGCCCGTGCTCAAGGATCACTCTATCGCCGGGCTATCGGCCGGTATGAAGAACATGTACGGGGCGATTCATAATCCGAACAAGTTCCATGCTGACTGCTGTGACCCGTATTGCGCTCATGTCAACAATCTGGCACCGATTCGGCAAAAAAACCGACTGACGATTATCGACGCCATGCGCGTGCAGTACGACGGCGGTCCCGGTTATGTGGATCGGTTTGTGGCTAAGTTCGGCGCGTTGATTATCTCGCGCGACCCGGTGGCCGCGGACCGAGTCGGACTGGAGATAGTCGAACACCTGCGGGAGAGAAACGGCCGTCCTACGCTGGCGCAGTCCGGGCGCGAAGTCAGGTATTTGCGGACAGCCAAATCTATCGGCTTGGGCGAGGCCGATCTGGCGAAGATCGACCTGAAAGTGCTGCTGGTCGATGATCTGGGCCACGCCGAAGCCGGGAGGCTGTTCGGATGA